One window from the genome of Candidatus Chlorohelix allophototropha encodes:
- the pxpB gene encoding 5-oxoprolinase subunit PxpB: MSIDLPVLPHRILDPRPLGNHAILARLTYPLGIENHAALDAETRYKRLLLARGCAQYLRSIHPEWGKSLVTGYDSVLVPLETTYHKMGATLRWLQELGESPELGEYLRGYLEVGGLNPARQHRIPVVYGGEYGEDLEEVAQLKGLSVEEVIRLHSSATYSVYIVGFTASYAYMGALPPEIDLPRLARPRTRVRRGTVALAAGMTGIYPLDMPGGWRLLGYTPLSVFEPECEPPSRFQPGDLVQFFPISTKELEQYQHNIHNLDSSLEQINVQPA, encoded by the coding sequence GTGTCAATCGACCTTCCCGTATTGCCCCACCGTATCCTCGACCCGCGCCCACTGGGAAATCACGCTATTCTGGCGCGTCTGACCTACCCGCTCGGCATTGAAAATCACGCAGCTTTGGATGCAGAAACACGCTATAAGCGGTTGTTGCTGGCGCGTGGTTGCGCTCAATACCTGCGCAGCATACACCCCGAATGGGGAAAAAGCTTGGTAACAGGTTACGATAGTGTATTAGTTCCGCTCGAAACGACGTACCACAAGATGGGCGCTACGTTGCGCTGGCTTCAGGAACTGGGAGAATCGCCGGAACTGGGAGAATACTTGCGCGGTTATCTAGAAGTAGGTGGTTTAAACCCGGCGCGTCAGCATCGTATCCCGGTGGTTTACGGAGGCGAATACGGTGAAGACCTTGAGGAAGTGGCACAACTTAAGGGCTTGAGCGTCGAGGAAGTCATCAGGCTACATTCTTCCGCCACCTACTCGGTATATATCGTAGGCTTTACTGCCAGTTATGCCTATATGGGCGCGTTACCGCCTGAAATTGATTTGCCACGGTTGGCACGACCCCGCACGCGAGTCCGGCGCGGCACAGTGGCGCTGGCTGCCGGAATGACGGGCATCTATCCTCTTGATATGCCCGGTGGTTGGCGGTTGCTAGGTTATACGCCGCTCTCGGTTTTCGAGCCGGAATGTGAGCCACCCTCTCGTTTTCAACCGGGCGATTTAGTGCAATTTTTCCCTATTAGCACGAAAGAGCTTGAGCAGTATCAGCACAATATACACAACCTCGATTCCAGCTTGGAGCAAATAAATGTTCAGCCAGCCTGA
- a CDS encoding SBBP repeat-containing protein has protein sequence MLRFLANKRISLFIIICIIFSLFSLSFQRVYAAESSRYFPDTDKTVSGKFLDYWNNNGGLPVYGYPITNAQVEIDPETNKSFLIQWFERARFELHPEFAGTRFEVLLGLLGKDLRREALAVDPDFFPAGKIFDPSRPKEQQWYLPETGHNLRFGFLQYWLDNGGLERFGYPISEEHPETDPETGKVYISQWFERARFEYHPENKAPYDILLGLLGNQIKAPKTKAEFMWKIGGGFNRFFSPGGIAVDTQDNVYITDQLSKRVFKYDSIGLIQAKWGLEGDHNGQFNAVAAIAADQKGNIFVPAIGSSTIAKFDSFGNFLLKWTDLGTGTPVSYDLSGQAGIATDSLGNVYVADSIGNSILKFDGNGKFLLKWGTYGSGNGQLNMPWSLAIDKQDRVYVAEIYNHRVQKFDNNGLYLSKLDLESRPFDRTNSAYSLAVSQVGELYIADGATNRILKYDDKGQLLKSWGAQGGQNGQFNAPTGIALDSKGNVYVSDLYNYRVQKFDSNGNFLLKWGNALNGDGQFNPDFIGGPTGIAVNRQGNIYVGDAGNHSIQKFDYAGRFLFSFGSKGTGAGQFDYDPGTPCTRLSIAIDPLGYIYVADCGNYRIQKFDSAGNFLLMWGKQGTADGEFGGIIYPGGPYGIAVDSKGNVYVADRGNARIQVFDSNGHFLYKWGNAGLQNGEFAYPYSISIDSADNVFVTDDLRIQKFDSKGHFLTKFGNGGNSITVDSKGNLYVAGTSNGRIWKFDNDGHFLLDWGSEGSADGQFSLPEAIAVDNFDNAYIADTRNNRIQKFSLH, from the coding sequence GTGTTAAGATTTTTAGCAAATAAGCGGATTAGCCTTTTTATTATTATTTGCATTATTTTTAGCTTATTTTCTTTATCGTTTCAGCGTGTTTATGCTGCTGAATCTAGTCGGTATTTTCCAGACACAGATAAAACCGTAAGCGGCAAGTTTCTGGACTATTGGAACAACAACGGAGGATTGCCTGTTTATGGTTATCCGATTACTAACGCACAAGTCGAAATCGACCCCGAAACGAATAAATCCTTTCTCATACAGTGGTTTGAACGCGCCCGCTTTGAATTGCATCCAGAATTTGCCGGAACTCGCTTTGAAGTCTTGTTGGGCTTGTTGGGTAAAGATTTACGCCGGGAAGCACTGGCGGTTGACCCTGATTTCTTCCCCGCCGGTAAGATTTTCGACCCCTCGCGTCCCAAAGAGCAGCAATGGTATCTCCCCGAAACCGGGCATAACCTACGATTTGGTTTCTTGCAATATTGGCTAGATAACGGTGGATTGGAACGATTTGGCTACCCCATTTCCGAAGAACACCCCGAAACTGACCCAGAAACCGGAAAAGTTTATATCTCGCAATGGTTTGAAAGGGCAAGGTTTGAATATCACCCTGAAAATAAAGCCCCTTATGATATTTTACTAGGCTTGTTGGGTAATCAGATAAAAGCTCCCAAAACAAAAGCCGAGTTCATGTGGAAAATCGGGGGCGGCTTTAACCGCTTCTTTAGCCCCGGTGGTATAGCGGTGGATACTCAGGATAATGTTTATATCACCGACCAACTCAGCAAGCGCGTTTTCAAGTATGACTCGATCGGATTGATACAGGCTAAATGGGGGCTGGAAGGCGATCATAACGGACAATTCAATGCTGTAGCTGCTATCGCTGCCGACCAAAAGGGCAATATATTTGTGCCGGCTATTGGCAGTTCTACCATCGCCAAATTTGATTCTTTCGGTAATTTTCTGCTCAAATGGACAGATTTGGGTACAGGCACACCCGTTTCTTACGACCTTTCCGGGCAAGCAGGTATTGCCACCGATAGTCTTGGAAATGTCTATGTAGCGGATAGTATCGGGAATAGCATCCTAAAATTCGATGGTAACGGCAAATTTTTACTTAAATGGGGTACATACGGCTCAGGTAACGGTCAATTAAATATGCCTTGGAGTTTGGCGATTGACAAGCAAGATCGGGTTTATGTTGCCGAGATTTATAATCATCGGGTGCAAAAGTTTGATAACAATGGGCTTTATCTTTCCAAACTAGATTTAGAATCGCGCCCATTTGACCGGACTAATTCGGCATATAGCCTTGCAGTGTCACAGGTAGGGGAGCTTTATATTGCCGATGGCGCTACCAATCGGATACTGAAATACGATGATAAAGGACAATTGCTCAAGAGTTGGGGTGCACAGGGAGGTCAAAACGGTCAGTTTAATGCTCCCACCGGAATTGCGCTGGATAGCAAGGGCAATGTCTATGTAAGCGATCTGTATAATTACCGAGTACAGAAATTTGATTCTAACGGTAACTTTTTGCTCAAGTGGGGAAATGCGCTTAACGGTGATGGGCAGTTTAATCCCGATTTTATCGGTGGTCCCACCGGAATCGCGGTGAACCGTCAAGGCAATATTTACGTTGGCGATGCCGGAAACCATAGTATTCAGAAATTTGATTATGCCGGGCGGTTTCTTTTTTCTTTCGGTTCGAAAGGTACTGGAGCGGGTCAATTCGATTATGACCCCGGCACGCCCTGTACTCGACTATCCATAGCAATTGACCCTTTAGGCTATATCTACGTGGCGGATTGTGGGAACTATCGCATCCAGAAATTCGACAGCGCGGGAAATTTCCTGTTGATGTGGGGCAAGCAAGGCACAGCCGATGGTGAGTTTGGGGGTATTATCTATCCCGGCGGACCCTATGGAATTGCAGTAGATTCAAAAGGCAACGTTTATGTAGCAGACAGGGGAAATGCTCGTATTCAGGTTTTTGACAGCAACGGTCATTTTCTATATAAATGGGGTAATGCCGGACTACAGAACGGAGAGTTTGCCTATCCCTACTCGATCAGCATTGATAGTGCTGATAATGTTTTTGTAACTGATGACCTTCGCATCCAAAAGTTTGATAGCAAAGGTCATTTCCTGACAAAGTTCGGTAATGGCGGGAATAGTATCACCGTAGATAGTAAGGGTAACCTGTACGTAGCGGGAACCAGCAACGGACGCATTTGGAAATTCGATAATGATGGTCATTTTCTGCTGGATTGGGGCAGCGAAGGCAGCGCAGATGGACAATTTTCCTTGCCTGAAGCTATTGCAGTTGATAATTTCGATAATGCCTATATTGCCGATACCAGAAACAATCGCATCCAGAAATTCTCGCTTCATTAA
- the holA gene encoding DNA polymerase III subunit delta: MIYLFYGEDTFSLRKQIDKLREETLPLEARDFNFARFDASNSSFNLDDLINAAESYPFLSEKRLVLVNDVLAKFGKSSDSESPKPTSRGGKKTVQPTATTPKERFLNFLGNMPETTVLVMAESKTGKSDAIFKAVEKLAKVIEFKPLEGMSLEKWISDHAKENKIKIHPAAVTLVAQYMGNDLWRIDNELQKLAAYAGENQTVTAEMVEKLSVSVTDTPIYKLTEALGQKNLNVALTQLNRMRSETTLARPSFTRYVFSSICKQVFELVQVRELDVQRRSPAEIATQFKIHPYRAEIILKLSRNFTPNRLDDLYNRLTELDYADKKGRADLSTQLDLLLCEFCAR, translated from the coding sequence ATGATATATTTATTCTACGGCGAAGATACTTTCAGCCTTCGAAAACAAATTGATAAGCTGCGTGAAGAAACCCTGCCATTAGAAGCACGGGATTTTAATTTTGCCCGCTTTGATGCCTCCAATAGTAGTTTCAATCTCGATGATTTGATAAATGCCGCCGAATCCTACCCTTTCTTGAGCGAGAAACGTTTGGTGCTGGTAAATGATGTCCTTGCCAAATTCGGCAAAAGTAGCGATTCAGAATCACCTAAACCGACCTCACGCGGTGGTAAAAAAACGGTGCAGCCTACTGCCACTACTCCAAAAGAACGTTTCCTCAATTTTCTGGGAAACATGCCGGAGACCACCGTGCTGGTAATGGCTGAAAGCAAAACCGGCAAGAGCGATGCAATTTTCAAAGCGGTTGAGAAACTGGCAAAGGTTATAGAATTCAAGCCCCTTGAAGGAATGTCGCTGGAAAAATGGATTAGCGATCATGCCAAAGAGAATAAAATAAAAATACATCCGGCTGCCGTAACTTTGGTGGCACAATACATGGGCAACGATCTCTGGCGAATTGACAATGAACTTCAAAAGCTGGCGGCTTATGCCGGGGAGAATCAAACTGTCACTGCTGAGATGGTAGAAAAACTAAGCGTATCTGTGACCGATACTCCGATTTACAAGCTCACCGAAGCGTTAGGACAGAAGAATCTAAATGTTGCTCTCACCCAGTTGAACCGAATGCGCAGCGAAACTACCTTAGCCCGCCCTAGTTTTACCAGATATGTTTTCAGTAGTATTTGCAAACAGGTGTTTGAATTGGTACAGGTTCGTGAATTGGATGTACAGCGTCGAAGCCCTGCTGAAATTGCCACACAATTTAAAATACACCCCTATAGAGCGGAAATCATTCTGAAATTGAGTCGCAATTTTACCCCTAACCGCCTCGACGACCTCTATAATCGCTTGACCGAGTTGGATTACGCCGATAAAAAAGGGCGTGCCGATTTATCCACCCAACTTGATCTGCTGTTATGCGAGTTTTGCGCCCGCTAA
- a CDS encoding Bcr/CflA family multidrug efflux MFS transporter, whose product MIEQKVTFTQPKEKPGRLRLIIIIGALSAFGPLSIDMYLPGLPSLSKDLGGADWQVQLTLTACLLGLASGQILAGPLSDARGRYRPLLVGLLIYSLASLACALAPNIFVLILTRVLQGAAGSAGIVIARAMVRDMFSGDEVARFFAMTMAINGLAPILAPILGGQLLNFTSWRGIFIVLTAIGIVLFFTAALGLKETLPLENRHTGGILTTIGIFRKLLSDRIFIGYALSSGLAFGGMFAYIAGSPFVLEGIFGLSPQMFSLIFALNALGIVITSQISGRLVGKVKPRKLLGLGLNSALIGGLLLALVIVTNIGLGGVLPALFLVVASIGLIAPNATALAMAENAKIAGSASALIGVTQYIIGGLVTPLVSIGGSQTDLPWSLVIVVLVILANITFIIMTRPHPERIEN is encoded by the coding sequence ATGATTGAACAAAAAGTTACCTTCACCCAACCAAAAGAAAAGCCGGGGCGTTTGCGTCTGATTATTATTATCGGGGCGTTGTCGGCTTTTGGCCCTCTTTCAATTGATATGTACTTGCCTGGTTTGCCTTCGCTTTCGAAAGATCTCGGCGGTGCAGATTGGCAAGTTCAGCTAACCTTAACTGCCTGTCTACTGGGCTTAGCTAGTGGTCAGATATTGGCTGGCCCGTTGAGTGACGCGAGGGGACGATATCGCCCGTTACTGGTTGGATTGTTGATTTATAGCCTCGCTTCTTTAGCATGTGCTTTAGCGCCTAACATTTTCGTGCTTATACTTACAAGAGTTTTGCAAGGGGCAGCAGGTTCAGCAGGTATTGTAATTGCCAGAGCAATGGTTCGTGATATGTTTTCAGGTGACGAGGTAGCGCGTTTTTTCGCTATGACAATGGCAATAAACGGACTGGCGCCGATTCTAGCGCCAATTCTAGGAGGACAATTGCTGAACTTTACCTCTTGGCGGGGCATATTCATAGTGCTAACTGCAATCGGCATTGTGCTATTTTTTACCGCTGCTTTGGGTTTGAAAGAAACATTACCGCTAGAAAATCGGCATACAGGCGGTATCCTAACGACCATCGGAATATTCCGAAAATTACTTTCCGACCGTATTTTCATTGGATATGCCCTATCCTCCGGTCTCGCTTTTGGGGGAATGTTCGCCTATATAGCCGGGTCGCCTTTTGTGCTAGAAGGCATTTTCGGATTGTCACCACAGATGTTCAGCCTGATTTTCGCTTTAAATGCACTTGGAATTGTTATTACCAGTCAAATCAGCGGCAGATTGGTCGGCAAGGTAAAACCGCGAAAGTTGCTTGGTTTGGGTTTGAACAGCGCCTTGATAGGTGGGCTACTTCTGGCATTAGTTATCGTAACTAATATCGGGTTGGGTGGTGTACTTCCCGCGCTGTTTCTGGTGGTTGCCAGTATCGGGCTAATCGCCCCAAATGCGACAGCGCTGGCTATGGCTGAAAATGCGAAAATTGCGGGAAGCGCTTCTGCACTTATCGGCGTAACCCAGTACATAATCGGAGGATTGGTAACACCACTGGTAAGTATAGGTGGTAGTCAAACCGACCTGCCTTGGTCGTTGGTCATTGTAGTGCTAGTTATTTTAGCGAATATAACTTTTATAATAATGACCCGCCCGCATCCTGAAAGAATCGAGAACTAA
- a CDS encoding glycosyltransferase family 87 protein: MLSVNTRFSESFKKRFSFALLGLTLFLCLFFLFQILLILIQKKAIFAIDFKVYWASGKAIHDNFSPYGANLLQFSEAQFLYPPLFAILMVPFSLLPFEIAGIIWLILSLCLLGAICVFIIKLVGYPKTIFTNTKTVTLILLGISTLLYPVFSAIKLGQISTLIFFLIVAALLAQYRNKPILGGLLLGLAISLKITPLPLLIFAFWVGWYHLGITASLTFFGTQIVSAIYNPSIFFEYWFSVFPKIASITGGVSLSLQGLVTQLAPSQLLFLLVPVTIIISAIIILIPFSLVFSKHDPQIVLQGFVLLLCGLGIGLPTVEDHYLIWLILPNWMILNYLIQKNALGKIVLFLLTIILLAWKPYELGGIITGISGTAQEQAINNRLVIGRVILEIVSFWFYIIFIRNLVVPPTNVKTVP, translated from the coding sequence ATGCTCTCAGTAAATACTAGATTTAGTGAGAGTTTCAAGAAAAGATTTAGCTTTGCACTTTTAGGCTTAACTTTATTTCTCTGCCTATTCTTTCTCTTTCAAATTTTACTGATTCTTATACAAAAAAAAGCAATATTCGCTATAGATTTCAAAGTATATTGGGCGAGCGGAAAAGCTATACATGATAATTTCAGTCCTTATGGGGCTAATCTGTTGCAATTTAGCGAAGCACAATTCCTGTATCCCCCTCTTTTTGCTATCCTAATGGTTCCCTTTTCTTTACTACCATTCGAAATTGCAGGAATAATTTGGTTAATATTATCTCTCTGCCTGTTAGGAGCGATTTGTGTTTTTATTATTAAGTTGGTGGGTTATCCAAAAACGATTTTTACAAATACAAAAACAGTAACCTTAATACTGCTAGGAATTTCAACGCTACTCTACCCGGTATTTTCCGCCATCAAATTAGGTCAGATTAGTACCCTCATATTCTTTTTGATTGTTGCAGCGTTACTGGCACAATATCGAAACAAGCCTATATTGGGTGGTTTGCTTTTAGGATTGGCTATTTCATTAAAAATCACACCGCTTCCTCTACTTATTTTTGCATTTTGGGTAGGATGGTATCACCTAGGAATCACAGCCAGCCTGACCTTTTTTGGAACACAAATAGTATCGGCTATATATAATCCCTCTATATTTTTCGAGTATTGGTTCAGTGTGTTTCCCAAAATTGCCTCTATAACTGGTGGTGTCAGCCTATCTCTTCAAGGATTAGTGACACAATTAGCGCCATCACAACTATTATTTCTACTTGTACCAGTAACAATAATAATATCAGCTATAATAATTCTTATACCTTTTAGCCTTGTATTCTCAAAACACGATCCTCAAATAGTATTACAAGGGTTTGTATTACTATTATGCGGTCTTGGAATAGGACTACCTACCGTAGAAGATCATTATTTAATTTGGCTTATATTACCAAACTGGATGATTCTTAATTATTTAATCCAGAAAAATGCTTTGGGCAAAATCGTGCTTTTTCTACTAACCATTATTTTGCTCGCATGGAAGCCTTACGAACTAGGCGGAATAATTACAGGAATTAGCGGTACCGCACAGGAGCAAGCTATAAATAACAGGCTGGTAATTGGGCGAGTAATACTTGAGATTGTATCATTTTGGTTTTATATTATTTTTATTCGTAATTTGGTAGTGCCGCCTACCAACGTGAAAACAGTACCTTAA
- a CDS encoding biotin-dependent carboxyltransferase family protein: MFSQPECRVQVQDGGIFTTLQDLGRTSGKPYGVTPGGALDRFAHRAANELVGNNPHAATLEMTLRGATLRFEQKALIAITGSDFKPRLDKQPIPMWHSVFVRAGQTLDFGGAEGRLAYLAVYGGWNAPLLMGSRSTNVRARFGGYAGQGRALKAGDVLTNTNDYLKPMSHLAGAAGYSHPLKVRPHYGKEVIVRIVPGPYLEHFAPDSLEVFYRTSYEISSESERMGYRLKGESVPYRGNEWAEIAACGTVFGTIQVPPDGQPIILMADHQVTGGYPIIGVVAETDLPLIAQLLPGQKVRFRLFEEVMI; this comes from the coding sequence ATGTTCAGCCAGCCTGAGTGCCGAGTGCAAGTGCAGGACGGCGGAATTTTCACCACCCTTCAAGATTTAGGACGTACCAGCGGCAAACCCTACGGGGTAACGCCCGGAGGCGCGCTAGACCGTTTCGCCCACCGTGCCGCCAATGAATTGGTAGGCAATAACCCCCACGCTGCCACCCTCGAAATGACCTTGCGTGGAGCAACGCTTAGATTCGAGCAAAAGGCGCTCATTGCGATAACCGGCAGCGATTTCAAACCGCGTCTAGATAAGCAACCTATTCCCATGTGGCACAGCGTATTTGTACGCGCCGGGCAAACCTTGGATTTCGGGGGAGCAGAGGGGCGGTTGGCATATCTAGCGGTGTATGGCGGTTGGAATGCACCCTTACTGATGGGCAGCCGTTCCACCAATGTACGCGCCCGCTTCGGCGGCTACGCCGGGCAGGGGCGTGCCTTGAAAGCCGGAGATGTTCTTACCAACACAAACGATTATCTCAAGCCAATGTCGCATTTGGCGGGTGCGGCAGGCTATTCCCACCCGCTCAAGGTGCGCCCACATTATGGTAAAGAGGTAATAGTACGCATAGTTCCGGGACCTTATCTTGAACACTTCGCGCCCGATTCACTGGAAGTGTTTTATCGCACGTCCTATGAAATCAGTAGCGAATCGGAACGGATGGGTTACCGCTTGAAGGGAGAAAGCGTGCCGTATCGGGGCAATGAATGGGCAGAAATTGCCGCATGTGGCACGGTTTTTGGCACAATCCAAGTGCCACCGGACGGACAACCGATAATCTTGATGGCAGACCATCAAGTTACGGGTGGTTATCCCATTATTGGGGTAGTTGCCGAAACCGATTTGCCGCTTATCGCACAATTACTACCGGGTCAAAAAGTCCGCTTCAGGCTGTTCGAGGAAGTAATGATTTAA
- a CDS encoding class I SAM-dependent methyltransferase, with the protein MPKQEASKTALSVAAMRAVHQLFDATPKILDDKVVVQLLGAPFVEQIQTHLARFQTIEANVLRSHILLRSRYAEDRLAKAIERGVQQYLILGAGFDTFPYRQPTWAHSLQIFEVDQPASQQEKRERLLHNDINVPANLEFVTIDFETTSLVDGLKKSSFDSSKPTFVSWLGVMMYLNQDAIDSVLKYVVALPSSSEIVFTFVPPLSSAKQVELAELAAKQGEPWKNYVMPEDLVQSLHSLGFTDITLPTSAELDAWYICGRQDGLGVSNRTLIASAIV; encoded by the coding sequence ATGCCAAAACAAGAAGCCAGCAAAACTGCTTTAAGCGTAGCTGCGATGAGAGCAGTGCATCAACTTTTCGATGCAACGCCCAAAATCCTCGATGATAAGGTTGTTGTACAACTCCTGGGTGCGCCGTTTGTGGAACAAATTCAGACTCATCTGGCGCGTTTTCAAACAATAGAAGCAAATGTTTTACGTTCTCACATCCTGTTACGCAGCCGCTATGCCGAGGATCGGTTGGCTAAAGCGATCGAACGAGGCGTGCAACAATATCTTATTTTGGGCGCTGGCTTTGATACATTTCCTTATCGCCAACCAACATGGGCGCACTCGCTGCAAATCTTCGAGGTTGATCAACCTGCTAGCCAGCAAGAAAAGCGCGAACGATTACTTCACAACGATATTAATGTTCCAGCTAACCTTGAATTTGTGACAATTGACTTTGAAACGACCTCGTTAGTTGACGGTTTGAAAAAAAGCAGTTTCGATTCTTCAAAGCCTACCTTCGTATCATGGTTGGGTGTGATGATGTATTTAAACCAAGACGCAATTGATAGTGTTTTAAAGTATGTAGTTGCCCTACCAAGTTCCAGCGAGATTGTATTTACCTTTGTGCCGCCATTATCCAGCGCAAAACAGGTTGAACTTGCCGAACTTGCGGCAAAACAAGGTGAACCTTGGAAGAATTACGTTATGCCAGAAGATTTAGTGCAGTCATTACACTCGTTAGGTTTTACAGACATCACACTACCTACATCAGCAGAGCTTGACGCATGGTACATATGTGGTCGGCAAGATGGGCTTGGTGTATCGAACAGAACCTTAATTGCCAGTGCAATTGTTTAG
- a CDS encoding DoxX family protein, giving the protein MNTAFWILQGLLGLAFLAAGIMKATQPLENLSTRMDWVKQVPAGLVRFIGIAEVLGAIGLIVPAVTGIASILTPIAASALAVVMLLAAGFHYNRKEYNRIAPSAVLFVLTVVVAVGRFAIRPF; this is encoded by the coding sequence ATGAATACAGCATTTTGGATATTACAGGGGTTGTTAGGGTTGGCATTTCTGGCTGCTGGTATTATGAAAGCCACACAACCTCTTGAGAACCTTTCCACACGAATGGATTGGGTTAAACAAGTTCCCGCTGGTTTGGTACGCTTTATCGGTATAGCGGAGGTGTTAGGCGCAATCGGCTTAATAGTTCCGGCAGTTACCGGTATTGCAAGCATCTTAACACCTATAGCCGCCTCGGCGCTTGCAGTGGTGATGTTATTAGCAGCAGGTTTTCATTACAACCGGAAAGAGTATAATCGCATTGCTCCTAGTGCGGTTCTCTTTGTATTGACTGTAGTGGTAGCGGTAGGACGCTTTGCAATTAGACCATTTTAA
- a CDS encoding DUF2252 domain-containing protein has translation MNMQDTSVIERIKSFNKNRNPELLSLKYERMSQDAFSFFRGTCHLFYEDLPTETPLNEAPATWICGDLHFENFGSYKGDNKLVYFDLNDFDEAMLAPCIWDMARFITSIMVASHSLGIDRVGSLELSSDVLKTYRNTLSTGRISTIERDTATGMVKELLLSLKNRSRREFLDSRTQIVKQNRKLIIDPKRTLQVAPEERTRITSFMEKWALKQSEPNFFKLLDMAKRIAGNSSLGIERYVLLVEGEGSQHRNYLLDLKFEGVSSLQPYLKLAQPNWANQAVRVATIQKRVQGTPPALLQAVAIGEKSYLMRELQPTQDRVNLTLCNGKLRRLEKVANQMVQLVAWGQLRSGGRQGSASADEMIEFAASNKWVKPLLEYATAYALKVQSDYAIYKIAYNQGDFKFSN, from the coding sequence ATGAATATGCAAGATACAAGCGTTATAGAACGAATAAAGAGTTTTAACAAAAATCGAAACCCTGAGTTATTATCCCTAAAATATGAGCGTATGAGCCAAGATGCCTTCAGCTTCTTCCGAGGCACCTGTCATCTATTTTACGAGGATTTGCCTACCGAGACACCACTTAACGAAGCCCCCGCTACATGGATTTGTGGTGATTTGCATTTTGAAAATTTCGGCAGCTACAAAGGCGATAACAAGTTGGTGTATTTCGACCTCAATGATTTCGATGAAGCGATGCTTGCTCCTTGCATATGGGATATGGCGCGCTTCATTACCAGTATTATGGTAGCATCACATTCATTGGGAATAGATCGAGTTGGAAGCCTTGAATTAAGTAGCGATGTGCTAAAAACGTACCGAAATACACTTTCGACTGGCAGAATTAGCACCATTGAAAGAGATACAGCTACCGGGATGGTAAAAGAACTGCTACTCAGTCTAAAAAACCGTAGCCGTCGCGAATTTCTCGATAGTCGTACTCAAATAGTTAAGCAAAACCGAAAATTAATAATCGACCCTAAGCGTACTTTACAGGTAGCCCCTGAAGAGCGCACCAGAATAACCAGCTTTATGGAAAAATGGGCGCTCAAGCAAAGCGAACCGAACTTCTTCAAGCTTCTAGATATGGCTAAAAGGATAGCGGGAAACAGCTCACTTGGAATTGAGCGTTATGTGCTGCTGGTTGAAGGGGAAGGCTCTCAGCACCGAAATTATTTGTTAGACCTCAAGTTTGAGGGTGTTTCATCGTTACAACCCTATCTGAAATTGGCACAACCCAATTGGGCTAATCAAGCGGTGCGCGTAGCAACAATCCAGAAAAGAGTTCAGGGTACACCGCCTGCACTGCTACAAGCTGTAGCAATCGGGGAAAAATCCTATCTGATGCGTGAGTTGCAACCTACGCAAGATAGAGTTAACCTTACGCTATGCAACGGAAAATTGCGCAGACTGGAAAAAGTAGCTAATCAAATGGTACAACTCGTTGCATGGGGGCAGTTGCGTAGCGGAGGGCGACAGGGTAGCGCAAGTGCCGATGAAATGATAGAGTTTGCAGCCTCCAATAAATGGGTCAAACCTCTCCTTGAATATGCCACAGCATATGCCTTAAAAGTACAAAGCGATTATGCTATTTACAAAATTGCTTATAACCAAGGTGACTTCAAATTTTCAAATTAA